TATGATACGCGCGAGTTCGTCAACCTCGGTAACGGACGGTTTCGCGTCTTCCGCGGACAACAGGCCGGCACGACCAGCCAGCCTCAACCAGTACTCGGTTTCCCTGACTTCCTTCAGAACGATTTGCAGCTTGTGGGCGAAGTCTGCGCGGCTCTCTGCACCGCATGCCTCAAAATAGTTGGCTCCAGATGACGCGCTTGAGCGCATGAGTTGACCGCCGATGTATCGTCCAGCGGCAGTGCGGCCCAGCTTGGTGCTCAGTCTCAGGCAGTTGGTGGCGAAGTCCAGTAGACGCTCTCCGATGTCCCTCATTTTGCCTTTTGCATTTTGCACTCTGCAGTCTGCATTGCGTCAGACTTTGAGAGTTGCTTCAGGAGCACATCGACCGTCTCTCGTATATCAATCCCTGCCGGACATTCGCGTATACAACGGCCGCAGCCGACGCACGACACTTCGCCAATCATGTCCACGGTGTACTTGAACTTGTCCATTGCCCGGTTCCGGAACCGGGAAACAGCGGTCTGACGCGGGTTGTGGCCGGAAGCATGCTGCGAATAGAGACAGAACTGGCATGTATCCCAGACCCGGAGTCGCGCTCCCCTGCCTTTGCGCGTTTCATCCACAATGTCGAAGCAGTGACATGTAGGACAGACAAAAGTGCAGGCAC
Above is a window of candidate division WOR-3 bacterium DNA encoding:
- a CDS encoding four helix bundle protein — encoded protein: MRDIGERLLDFATNCLRLSTKLGRTAAGRYIGGQLMRSSASSGANYFEACGAESRADFAHKLQIVLKEVRETEYWLRLAGRAGLLSAEDAKPSVTEVDELARIIAKSVLTVKSRSK